The following is a genomic window from Impatiens glandulifera unplaced genomic scaffold, dImpGla2.1, whole genome shotgun sequence.
AGGGTGTTTAAGGTCTTGTTGAAGGGTGAAAATGGAGATAGAGTGGAGGCTGTTGCGGTTTGCCACTTGGACACTTCCAAATGGAGCCAAAGCCATGTGGCATTTCAGGTGTTAGGAACCGAGCCTGGTTCTTCATCGGTGTGTCATTTCTTCCCTGATGATCATCTTGTTTGGATTCCATCTGCAGTACCAGCTTTGATTTGATTAATATGatgttgtttgtaatctctCATATTAAGTCTCATACCATCTATATCATCaccataataataatgtaatcaATGATGCTTTCATATGCTTAATgttgtcataataataatgtaatcttggttgtttaatatataaatttgtatgtACTAGGTAAACAATGTTGTGTTATTTTAATGTACCacacaaatcaaataaaagctAGAGAAGAATTGCAAAACTTTCAATCACAAATGGCTAACAAATTAACATTAAGAATATACATTAATAACTACCAAAATACTTAACTTTTGCCATAAGAAAAGATATTCGATTGAGGGtttgtcaaaaattaaaatgacataaaataCATTAAACATATTAgacattaataaatgaataatttaataatttaactacaTATGATagtcactaatttaactataaaATCTAGCGAAGTGTTTTGACTACCAAATTTATATCACTATTTTAACTActgaattttaattaattttaaattttgtctaTCGAAAATTAATGTAACTAATTTGAATATCGAATTTCAGCgaattcaaaatttgattaacaaaaattatgtcaataatttcaacaaattgaatgttttgactaatgacttttttttaatttggtaattaaaacttttaatttattaaaatttgataattaaattagtagatatatcttttatttatctataaatgtcatataaataataaattaaagtaaatttgaaatcattaatataaagaggagtgatagagaaaTGGAATTTTgtaagagaatttggtgagggaatgatttGGCATCAccttggttggaaaatgtaaaagtgggaggaaggagagaaaaaagagaaattatttgatttttttcagcgaagattatgccaagtcattctctcactaaattCTCTTACCAAATTTCTTCACCAAATTTCTTCACCTAATCATTAAATAAGAGATTTGACCCTAATAAAATGGCTAATttgacaatttgattttttttattaaatattaaaaaaaaaattgacaaataaatattgatattgacgatattatttgttttaatttgagataatttgttttttatttatttaaaaattatattatttataatatcttattacttattttttaaatgaaataaaatattttttaattaattttatattaacaattttaataacattaaaatttaattaattttaattgttttttttttatttagaatatttaaggCGACCGGCCGCCGGATTCACTCACACGGCCGCCGGATTCACTCACACGGCCGCCGGATTCACTCACACAGCCGCCGATGAAGCACTATATCATACGCTCACGGTGGAGCTCCTGTTTCTCCGTTCGCCGTTTCACTCGAAGGTCACTGATTTCACTTCATCCTCTCATTCTCCCGCCATCCTCGAATGTGGGTTTCTCCAATTCTCCGCGATTTCAATTCCTCTGGTTTGGTCTCTCAGGTATGGCTCGTGTATTGCGATATGCTTTCATGTGGGTTTGTGCCAAATGTAGCTACACGCAATATAGCGATTCATTCTTTGTGCAAAGTTGGGAACTTGAACTTGAACATGGCACTTGATTTGATCAGGATAAACGCAACCCATCACCCCGAAATTGATACTGTTACTTATAATACAATCATTTGGGGGGTTTTGCAGACTGGGATTCGTCCATCAGGCTCTTGGATTGGTTTCTATAATATGGTCAAGAAAGGTTCCTCTTGATTCTTACACTTGCAACATTTTGGTTAAAGGTTTTTGCGACATCGGGCTGTTAGAATATGCCCACTTGTTTATGATTAGTATTGTAGATTTAGCAGAGCCTTATCCTGATACAGTGATTTTAAATACATTGAAGACTTGATAGAGAGTATGCCAAAAGAGGGACTGCTACCTGACATTGTCACTTACAATACTATAATCGATAGGTTATGCAAAACAGGAGATTTTAACCGTGCCAGTTACTTCATAAATGAATCAGTGGATGTAAAAGGATCAGAATCAACCCAAATTTGTTCATGTATACATCGCTTATTAATGGGTACTGCAAGTGGATGGGGCTTGAGAAAGCGCTGTCTATCTATGAGGAAATGTTGGAGGGTGGTCTTTTATCTGATGTTGTAACTTATAGCTCAATGATCATGCTTTCTGCAAGAACAGGAGGTTAGAGGAAGCCAAGCTGCTTTTAGATGAGATGAGGAAAATGGGCGTGGATCCTAATCATGTTTCCTTCTCTACACTCATTGATTCCTCCTTCAGAAAAAGGGATCTAATGAGTGCTTTTTCACTTCAAGCACAAATGGTAGTTCGAGGATATGCATTTGATGTTGTCATTTGCACCATTTTGATGGATGGGTTGTTTAAGGCAGGAAAACCTGCAGAAGCTGAGGAAATGTACAAGTCTCTTTGGAAATTCAGCTTGATTCCAGATTGTATTACTTATTTTGTCATGAATGCGATTTATGGTTCCAGTAAATTAGGAGAAATGAAACGTGTAGACAGCTTACTGAACGAAATGGCGGCAAATAATGTTTATCCAGATGTTATTACATATTCCTCTGTGATAAATGGACATATCAAGAAAGGAATGCTCTATTCAGTGGTTAATATCCTGACGAAGATGACATCGTCCTGAAATATCCTCCCAAATACTTACACTTATGCTTCGTTGATTGACGGCTGTTTCAAGTTAGGAAAACGTGATGTTGCCTTTAGCTTATACGAAGAGATGAAATCGTAAGGGGTAGATGAGAATCATTTTGTTCTCGATTCTTTTATCAATTGTTTAAAACGAGAAGGGAAGTTTGAACAGGCTGAGGAATTGGTCAGGGATTTAGTATCGAAAGGATTAACACCCGATTGTGCTAACTACACTTCGATGATGGATGTATTCTTCAAAGAAGGAAATGAGTCGGCTGCACTTAGTATGGCTCAAGAAGTATCTATGAGAAATATAGGACTCGACACTATTGCATACAATGTCCTTATAAACGGTTTATCAAAGCTGGGAAACTATAGAA
Proteins encoded in this region:
- the LOC124917923 gene encoding pentatricopeptide repeat-containing protein At5g14770, mitochondrial-like encodes the protein MIWHHLEYLRRPAAGFTHTAAGFTHTAAGFTHTAADEALYHTLTVELLFLRSPFHSKVTDFTSSSHSPAILECGFLQFSAISIPLVWSLRLGFVHQALGLVSIIWSRKVPLDSYTCNILVKGFCDIGLLEYAHLFMISIVDLAEPYPDTLNDHAFCKNRRLEEAKLLLDEMRKMGVDPNHVSFSTLIDSSFRKRDLMSAFSLQAQMVVRGYAFDVVICTILMDGLFKAGKPAEAEEMYKSLWKFSLIPDCITYFVMNAIYGSSKLGEMKRVDSLLNEMAANNVYPDVITYSSVINGHIKKGMLYSVAEELVRDLVSKGLTPDCANYTSMMDVFFKEGNESAALSMAQEVSMRNIGLDTIAYNVLINGLSKLGNYRIESLFDGIKHSGLSFLP